From the Oscillospiraceae bacterium genome, one window contains:
- the aroQ gene encoding type II 3-dehydroquinate dehydratase yields the protein MKKILVINGPNLNMLGIREPDLYGKQDFKALCKYIKACAKEIGCKVRLYQSNHEGDLVTAIQKSYGKMDGIVINPGAYTHTSVALLDAVKACGVPTVEVHLTDISAREEFRQISYISAACETRFAGLGFTGYKKALEFLCER from the coding sequence ATGAAAAAAATACTGGTTATAAACGGTCCCAATCTTAATATGTTGGGCATACGAGAACCTGACTTGTACGGGAAACAGGATTTCAAGGCACTCTGCAAATATATCAAAGCATGTGCTAAAGAGATTGGATGCAAGGTTCGTCTTTACCAATCAAACCACGAAGGCGACCTGGTCACTGCCATACAGAAATCGTACGGAAAAATGGACGGCATTGTTATAAACCCCGGTGCATACACTCACACGAGTGTAGCACTTCTCGATGCCGTAAAAGCGTGCGGAGTTCCTACCGTGGAAGTTCACCTGACAGATATATCCGCCCGCGAAGAATTCAGACAGATTTCATATATAAGTGCTGCCTGTGAAACGCGTTTCGCAGGATTGGGCTTTACAGGATACAAAAAGGCGCTGGAATTTTTGTGCGAGCGGTAA